Proteins from a single region of Cystobacter fuscus DSM 2262:
- a CDS encoding class I SAM-dependent methyltransferase: protein MTSSEQGRVPLAVTTSGKPQEGLILQAREAARSWGLPFIPRRKKAPLGPLLATAADALLVFEREGEVSLWDSENSFSFNPGMAHLRRLRWLEGDRGDALARVAELRPGDHVLDCTLGLGQDALVAAVVVGQQGRVVALEKSLALYAVVSEGLKIYDAGPESCRVEPVHTDAHAYLRTLPSGSFDVVFFDPMFEKPKKSQPAFEMLRRFAEHAPLTPEALEEARRVARRWVVVKGAKHSEDLRKLGLEAEPGSRYTSVIWGRVPALSSARE from the coding sequence GTGACTTCGAGCGAACAGGGCCGTGTGCCCCTGGCGGTGACGACGAGCGGCAAGCCCCAAGAGGGCCTGATCCTCCAGGCCCGCGAGGCCGCTCGGAGCTGGGGCCTGCCATTTATTCCCCGGCGCAAGAAGGCGCCGCTCGGCCCGCTGCTCGCGACTGCGGCCGACGCCCTGCTCGTCTTCGAGCGCGAGGGCGAGGTGTCCCTCTGGGATTCGGAGAACTCCTTCAGCTTCAACCCGGGCATGGCGCACCTGCGCCGGTTGCGCTGGCTCGAGGGCGATCGCGGTGACGCCCTGGCGCGCGTGGCCGAATTGCGCCCGGGGGATCACGTGCTCGACTGCACATTGGGGCTCGGCCAGGACGCGCTCGTGGCGGCGGTGGTGGTGGGCCAGCAGGGGAGGGTGGTGGCGCTGGAGAAGAGCCTCGCGCTGTACGCAGTGGTCTCCGAGGGCCTGAAGATCTACGACGCCGGCCCCGAGTCCTGCCGCGTGGAGCCGGTGCACACCGACGCGCACGCGTACCTGCGCACGCTGCCCTCGGGCTCATTCGATGTCGTCTTCTTCGATCCGATGTTCGAGAAGCCCAAGAAGTCCCAGCCGGCCTTCGAGATGCTCCGGCGCTTCGCCGAGCATGCCCCCCTGACGCCCGAAGCGCTGGAGGAGGCGCGGCGCGTGGCGCGGCGGTGGGTGGTGGTGAAGGGCGCCAAACACTCGGAGGACCTGCGCAAGCTGGGGCTCGAGGCCGAGCCCGGCTCGCGCTACACCTCGGTCATCTGGGGCCGCGTTCCCGCGCTGTCCTCTGCGCGGGAGTGA
- a CDS encoding HAD-IG family 5'-nucleotidase, giving the protein MSVCPLPSKLSPTGPIPGSPTTSDPLHGSFRSSRSQAHAEQAEHRAQALLADAELHRLLSVPRHGPHEGPRARDIFVNRNLRMSGIELVGFDMDYTLAIYHMRRLEELAYDMTLARLISERGYPSVIGRLQYDHHFVMRGLAVDKENGNLLKMDRFGYVGRAWHGLRPLDREVWRALYRNQRVRLREPRFAWIDTLFALPEAWLFAGIIELLESLGQRVDYGRLYDDIREAIDSVHRDNSLKREVRKDLSRYVFQDPELGPALHKLRSGGKRLFLLTNSAWDYTDVVMRYLLDGQLAEYPNWRNYFDYVVTLASKPAFFAEQRPFLELEVAGPGEEARVVGEASGLERGKVYQGGNLVQFEQYTRRAGERILYVGDHIYGDILKSKKTSLWRTCMIVQEIEDEITYTYGQRERIERLAEVERTRARLEEEVGDHKNLLNQLDRTLERGELTAEAQAKLEEQRREAKVALDTLRRALREATEIADALEREVEEGFNPYWGLLFKEGSENSRFGEQVERYACLYTSRVSNFLYDSPLQYYRSLRNLMPHEQAGAWSAKLSPEGGEGVPPGDN; this is encoded by the coding sequence ATGTCTGTCTGTCCCTTGCCTTCCAAACTCTCTCCGACTGGCCCCATCCCCGGCAGTCCGACGACCTCGGATCCGCTGCACGGCAGCTTCCGCTCCTCGCGCAGTCAGGCCCATGCCGAGCAAGCCGAGCACCGCGCCCAGGCCCTGCTCGCCGACGCCGAACTCCACCGCCTGCTGAGTGTCCCGCGACACGGGCCGCACGAGGGCCCGCGCGCGCGCGACATCTTCGTCAACCGCAACCTGCGCATGTCGGGCATCGAGCTGGTCGGCTTCGACATGGACTACACGCTGGCCATCTACCACATGCGCCGGCTGGAAGAGCTCGCCTATGACATGACGCTCGCGCGGCTCATCAGCGAGCGGGGCTACCCTTCCGTCATCGGCCGCCTGCAGTACGACCACCACTTCGTGATGCGCGGGCTGGCCGTGGACAAGGAGAACGGCAACCTGCTGAAGATGGACCGCTTCGGCTACGTGGGGCGGGCCTGGCACGGGCTGCGGCCGTTGGATCGCGAGGTGTGGCGCGCGCTCTACCGCAACCAGCGCGTGCGGCTGAGGGAGCCGCGCTTCGCGTGGATCGACACGCTCTTCGCCCTGCCAGAGGCCTGGCTGTTCGCGGGCATCATCGAGCTGCTCGAGTCGCTCGGCCAGCGCGTGGACTATGGCCGGCTGTACGACGACATCCGCGAGGCCATCGACTCGGTGCACCGCGACAACTCGCTCAAGCGCGAGGTGCGCAAGGACTTGTCGCGCTACGTCTTCCAGGACCCCGAGCTGGGTCCCGCGCTGCACAAGCTGCGCTCGGGCGGCAAGCGGTTGTTCCTCTTGACCAACTCGGCCTGGGACTACACGGACGTGGTGATGCGCTACCTCTTGGACGGGCAGCTCGCGGAGTACCCGAACTGGCGCAACTACTTCGACTACGTGGTGACGCTCGCCTCCAAGCCGGCCTTCTTCGCCGAGCAGCGGCCCTTCCTGGAGCTGGAGGTGGCCGGGCCCGGTGAGGAGGCGCGCGTGGTGGGCGAGGCCTCGGGCCTGGAGCGCGGCAAGGTGTACCAGGGCGGCAACCTGGTGCAGTTCGAGCAGTACACGCGCCGCGCGGGCGAACGCATCCTCTACGTGGGCGACCACATCTACGGCGACATCCTCAAGTCCAAGAAGACCTCGCTGTGGCGCACGTGCATGATCGTCCAGGAGATCGAGGACGAGATCACCTACACGTATGGCCAGCGCGAGCGCATCGAGCGGCTGGCCGAGGTGGAGCGCACGCGCGCGCGGCTGGAAGAAGAGGTGGGCGACCACAAGAACCTGCTCAACCAGTTGGATCGCACGCTGGAGCGCGGGGAGCTCACGGCCGAGGCCCAGGCGAAGCTGGAGGAGCAGCGGCGCGAGGCCAAGGTGGCGCTGGACACGCTGCGCCGGGCCCTGCGCGAGGCCACGGAGATCGCCGACGCGCTCGAGCGCGAGGTGGAGGAAGGCTTCAACCCGTACTGGGGGCTGCTCTTCAAGGAGGGCAGCGAGAACAGCCGCTTCGGCGAGCAGGTGGAGCGCTACGCGTGTCTGTACACGAGCCGGGTGTCCAACTTCCTCTACGACTCGCCGCTGCAGTACTACCGCTCGCTGAGGAACCTGATGCCCCACGAGCAGGCGGGCGCGTGGAGCGCGAAGCTGTCCCCCGAGGGCGGCGAGGGCGTTCCTCCAGGTGACAACTGA
- a CDS encoding pilus assembly FimT family protein, which produces MKTRRARAGLTTLEILVTVAIAGVFASMAVMNMDIVKRRQSERNALREISSLANQARTYARTSQYPVRLSVATNVMGSTVLRWEQLPCDTAHRWGDACPATACLTNACGKGGCECVAQGEGIAIPATLDVSALNGLCWLGRGGAPRYQAPGSPTCQATGQPPQTVLRITQSQSGKLDHVLQVDGLTGKPRMVDCTQQPVDPTCSIQ; this is translated from the coding sequence ATGAAGACGAGACGTGCTCGCGCGGGACTCACCACCTTGGAGATTCTGGTGACGGTGGCGATCGCGGGCGTGTTCGCCTCGATGGCCGTGATGAACATGGACATCGTCAAGCGCCGGCAGAGCGAGCGCAACGCGCTCCGGGAGATCTCCTCCCTGGCCAACCAGGCCCGGACGTACGCGCGCACGAGCCAGTATCCGGTGCGCCTGTCCGTGGCCACCAACGTCATGGGCTCCACCGTGCTGCGCTGGGAGCAGCTGCCGTGCGACACGGCCCACCGCTGGGGCGACGCCTGCCCCGCCACGGCCTGTCTGACCAATGCCTGTGGCAAGGGCGGCTGCGAGTGCGTGGCGCAGGGAGAGGGCATCGCCATCCCCGCCACCCTGGACGTATCGGCCCTCAACGGCCTGTGCTGGCTGGGCCGGGGCGGAGCGCCCCGCTACCAGGCCCCGGGCAGCCCCACCTGCCAGGCGACGGGACAGCCGCCCCAGACGGTCCTGAGGATCACCCAGAGCCAGAGCGGCAAGCTCGATCACGTGCTCCAGGTGGACGGCCTCACGGGCAAGCCGCGCATGGTGGACTGCACGCAGCAGCCGGTGGATCCCACCTGCAGCATCCAGTGA
- a CDS encoding PilW family protein, translated as MKRRVPSPALRGFTLLELVVASSLSLIVLAAALWSAAELQRRGTFEESLMEAQNTLRAVREMLVVELQRAGMGVGSARMVFGKQQTSLADDVRYAINVSPAERFDGTGAFPADTNFAPPTGSYADRISDVLQVWSWDSEAMNGANPIGMVPLTLCTHAANASDLYRSGNELCASTVPVGLMNRLVMVVKPETRIACVMRVTAVNQDASAPYARIVVSPGLTGSQPSVNNPCMSLAAGERPNDGTLDYWGADRSGGFILLMRGSAFRVNWKTGTPVLERRDISSVVNPGTAPQWVTLSRDVEMIRLRLGVMEDLKQPKSPVLWFPETTPERPHLEQCTDATCKDLVPGGAWVADPINSPTARDALMSRVRMVQVQVITRTARLDSSLIRKDGTGAYIPDADKHPQDGYKRRSSTLEIMPRNFALAGVLQ; from the coding sequence ATGAAGCGGCGCGTCCCCTCCCCTGCCCTCCGGGGCTTCACGCTGCTGGAGCTCGTGGTGGCCAGCTCCCTGTCGCTCATCGTGCTCGCCGCGGCACTGTGGAGCGCCGCGGAGCTGCAGCGGCGCGGCACGTTCGAGGAATCGCTCATGGAGGCGCAGAACACCCTGCGCGCCGTGCGCGAGATGCTCGTGGTGGAGTTGCAACGCGCGGGCATGGGCGTGGGCAGCGCGCGCATGGTGTTCGGCAAGCAGCAGACCTCCCTGGCCGACGACGTGCGCTACGCCATCAACGTCAGCCCCGCGGAGCGCTTCGACGGAACGGGGGCCTTCCCCGCGGACACCAACTTCGCGCCCCCCACGGGCTCCTACGCCGATCGCATCTCGGACGTGCTCCAGGTGTGGAGCTGGGACTCCGAGGCCATGAACGGCGCCAATCCCATTGGCATGGTGCCCCTGACGCTGTGCACCCACGCGGCCAACGCCTCGGACCTGTACCGCTCGGGCAACGAGCTGTGCGCGAGCACGGTGCCCGTGGGCCTCATGAACCGGCTGGTCATGGTCGTCAAACCCGAGACGCGCATCGCGTGCGTCATGCGGGTGACGGCGGTGAACCAGGATGCGTCGGCCCCCTACGCGCGCATCGTGGTCAGCCCGGGCCTCACCGGCAGCCAGCCCTCCGTCAACAACCCCTGCATGAGCCTGGCCGCCGGCGAGCGTCCCAATGATGGCACGCTGGATTACTGGGGCGCGGACCGCTCCGGCGGCTTCATCCTCCTCATGCGCGGCTCGGCCTTCCGGGTCAATTGGAAGACCGGCACGCCCGTGTTGGAGCGCAGGGACATCTCCTCGGTCGTCAATCCCGGGACGGCCCCCCAGTGGGTGACCCTGTCGCGCGACGTCGAGATGATCCGGCTGCGCCTGGGCGTGATGGAGGACCTCAAGCAGCCCAAGTCGCCCGTGCTGTGGTTCCCGGAAACCACGCCCGAGCGCCCGCATCTGGAGCAGTGCACGGACGCGACGTGTAAAGACCTGGTGCCCGGCGGGGCGTGGGTGGCGGATCCGATCAACTCGCCCACCGCGCGCGACGCGTTGATGAGCCGCGTGCGCATGGTGCAGGTGCAGGTCATCACCCGCACGGCGCGCCTGGACTCGTCGCTCATCCGCAAGGACGGCACCGGCGCGTACATCCCCGACGCGGACAAGCATCCGCAGGATGGCTACAAGCGGCGCTCCTCCACCCTGGAGATCATGCCGCGCAACTTCGCCTTGGCGGGAGTGCTGCAATGA
- a CDS encoding type IV pilus modification PilV family protein, with protein MRRPSRRRRGITLLETLMTAAVLILGIGVVASTVVSIVRLNRRNLAQAQAYTIAEWWLERVTRMGCKAGEANPCSDIMLMDSDPPVTLYWNASGIPSETPPPPGASQEVARPYQVTIDVDPPFEGNEKGIPALGRQAPGTDATLVMKNTLNVRVTVSWQDELSRDDYHAVALQTRVGP; from the coding sequence ATGAGGCGTCCCTCGCGGCGCCGGCGTGGCATCACGTTGCTGGAGACGCTGATGACCGCGGCGGTGCTCATCCTGGGCATCGGCGTGGTCGCCAGCACCGTGGTGTCCATCGTGCGGCTCAACCGGCGCAACCTCGCCCAGGCCCAGGCCTACACCATCGCCGAGTGGTGGCTGGAGCGCGTCACCCGCATGGGGTGCAAGGCCGGTGAGGCCAACCCCTGCTCGGACATCATGCTGATGGATTCCGATCCCCCCGTCACCCTGTACTGGAACGCCAGCGGCATCCCCTCCGAGACGCCGCCTCCCCCCGGAGCGAGCCAGGAAGTGGCGCGTCCCTACCAGGTGACGATCGACGTGGATCCCCCCTTCGAGGGCAATGAAAAAGGGATTCCCGCCTTGGGCCGCCAGGCCCCGGGGACGGATGCGACCTTGGTCATGAAGAACACGCTCAATGTGCGCGTGACGGTGAGCTGGCAGGACGAGCTGAGCCGCGACGACTACCACGCCGTGGCGCTGCAGACGCGGGTGGGGCCATGA